A DNA window from Syntrophales bacterium contains the following coding sequences:
- a CDS encoding YbaB/EbfC family nucleoid-associated protein, with translation MKQAQQMQAKMLQLQEELGEKTVEASAGGGMVTAVVNGKYELVALAIERSVVDPEDVEMLQDLVVAAVNEGIRKAQEMTQEEMARITGGMNIPGLT, from the coding sequence ATGAAACAGGCTCAGCAGATGCAGGCGAAAATGTTGCAGCTGCAGGAAGAGCTGGGTGAAAAGACCGTGGAGGCTTCCGCCGGCGGAGGCATGGTGACTGCCGTGGTGAATGGAAAATATGAACTTGTGGCGCTTGCAATAGAACGGAGCGTGGTTGATCCCGAGGATGTGGAGATGCTCCAGGACCTCGTCGTGGCGGCCGTCAATGAAGGCATCCGCAAGGCCCAGGAGATGACCCAGGAGGAGATGGCCAGGATCACGGGTGGAATGAACATCCCCGGGTTGACCTGA
- a CDS encoding fumarate hydratase codes for MGTVRTIQAAEITEAVRDLFIRANSDLGDDVLDALKQALLREDSRLARSALVTIIENITVAREESLPLCQDTGLAVIFAEVGQDIHVGGGDFNEALQEGVRRAYTEGYLRKSLCDPLTRQNTGDNTPAVIHTEIVPGDRIRITAMPKGGGSENMSVARMLVPSAGLEGIKQLVIETVRQAGPNACPPVTVGVGIGGSLEKSAILAKKALMRPLDPDGGGEERLRLLERDILDGINNLGIGPQGYGGTVTALAVHVEMSPCHISSLPVTVNLQCHASRHRDIIL; via the coding sequence ATGGGGACTGTCAGGACCATACAGGCCGCGGAGATCACCGAAGCCGTCCGTGATCTTTTCATACGGGCAAACAGCGATCTCGGCGACGATGTGCTCGATGCCCTGAAACAGGCGCTTCTGCGTGAGGACTCGCGGCTCGCGCGCTCCGCCCTGGTGACCATAATAGAAAACATTACCGTGGCCCGGGAAGAATCCCTGCCCCTTTGTCAGGACACGGGGCTTGCCGTCATATTCGCCGAGGTGGGCCAGGACATCCATGTCGGAGGAGGGGATTTCAACGAAGCGCTCCAGGAGGGCGTACGACGGGCCTATACTGAGGGATACCTGAGAAAGTCCCTGTGCGATCCTCTGACGAGGCAGAACACGGGTGACAACACCCCCGCCGTAATACACACCGAAATCGTTCCGGGCGACCGGATACGCATCACCGCCATGCCCAAAGGCGGAGGCAGTGAAAACATGAGCGTCGCCCGCATGCTTGTTCCTTCGGCGGGGCTGGAAGGTATAAAACAACTGGTTATTGAGACAGTCCGTCAGGCGGGCCCCAATGCCTGCCCGCCCGTTACCGTCGGCGTGGGAATCGGGGGATCCCTGGAAAAGTCGGCCATCCTGGCGAAAAAAGCCTTGATGCGGCCGCTCGATCCCGACGGCGGGGGGGAGGAGCGGCTTCGTCTGCTGGAACGGGACATTCTCGACGGTATCAACAACCTTGGAATCGGGCCCCAGGGCTACGGCGGCACCGTGACCGCCCTGGCGGTTCATGTGGAGATGTCGCCCTGTCACATATCGAGCCTCCCCGTGACGGTAAACCTGCAGTGCCACGCGTCACGGCACCGGGACATAATCTTGTGA
- a CDS encoding 4Fe-4S binding protein yields the protein MKEKKKWPEDWQDITPGMMVFEPGNARQYHTGAWRADRPIFDESKCIRCGVCYIYCPEGCVYQKADGYFEADLDYCKGCGICAHECWPRAITMVEEEV from the coding sequence ATGAAAGAGAAAAAAAAGTGGCCGGAAGACTGGCAGGATATCACTCCCGGCATGATGGTCTTCGAGCCGGGCAACGCCCGGCAGTATCACACCGGAGCATGGCGGGCGGATCGGCCGATCTTTGACGAGAGTAAGTGCATACGGTGCGGCGTCTGCTACATCTACTGTCCCGAGGGATGCGTTTACCAGAAGGCGGACGGATACTTCGAGGCTGATCTCGACTACTGCAAGGGCTGCGGAATCTGTGCCCATGAATGCTGGCCCCGGGCAATCACAATGGTCGAGGAGGAGGTGTAG
- the dnaX gene encoding DNA polymerase III subunit gamma/tau, translating to MEYVVLARSCRPQTFSEVVGQDHVVKTLRNAIRMDRTAHAYLFSGPRGTGKTTVARIMAKAVNCRDRTTEEPCCLCTSCLEIRDGISIDVREIDGASNRGIDEIRELKENIRFAPVSSPRKIYIIDEVHMLTKEAFNALLKTLEEPPAHVMFMFATTELFRVPATILSRCQHFDFRRISTGMIQKNLSSIATGEGVAISDRGLAWIARGGEGSLRDAQSLFDQVISYAGKTIDDSDIESILGITGRRYAARLSRAVLEKNAGQCLEIIDELYYAGEDIRQFYEAFTRHMMGILTAHLSKDTELLADFTGEEREELRNQAGMASEKTLERLLDILLAGDEDTRRSSNPRIVFEYLLVKMAILEPVIPVDDMIDRLEGLEARIVSGGSRDTVKAGDDRKAAKSVRAMEDREGDIAEAPPAPREGYLPDETYQPPRFEPGDDLWVSFKERLRQENPIVYSKLSAGEHLATEGDILRVGFPPGFLFLDHLREPESEQLMNRLATQCAGRPMIIRVEETDKGGSENGSAGTRKTKRSVDQLKSEALRHPMVQKVMDVFEGAEIRDVKIVDGSS from the coding sequence ATGGAATATGTCGTTCTGGCCCGTTCATGCAGACCTCAGACCTTCAGCGAGGTTGTGGGCCAGGATCACGTGGTCAAGACCTTGCGCAACGCCATACGCATGGACAGAACGGCCCATGCCTACCTGTTCAGCGGGCCCCGGGGAACGGGGAAAACCACGGTGGCCCGCATCATGGCAAAGGCCGTCAATTGCCGCGACCGGACCACAGAGGAACCATGCTGCCTCTGTACGAGCTGCCTGGAAATACGGGACGGCATTTCCATCGATGTCCGCGAGATCGACGGCGCCTCGAACCGGGGTATCGACGAGATTCGTGAACTCAAGGAAAACATCAGGTTCGCGCCCGTTTCCTCCCCGCGCAAAATCTACATCATCGACGAAGTCCACATGCTCACCAAAGAGGCCTTCAACGCGCTCCTGAAAACCCTGGAAGAGCCGCCTGCCCATGTCATGTTCATGTTCGCCACTACAGAGCTCTTCAGAGTCCCCGCCACCATACTCTCCCGGTGTCAACACTTCGACTTCAGAAGGATATCCACGGGGATGATCCAGAAAAACCTCTCCTCCATAGCCACCGGGGAAGGAGTCGCCATCAGTGACCGCGGCCTCGCCTGGATCGCCCGGGGAGGCGAGGGGAGCCTCAGGGATGCCCAGAGCCTCTTTGACCAGGTCATATCCTACGCCGGAAAGACCATTGACGACTCCGACATCGAAAGCATCCTGGGCATAACGGGACGGCGGTACGCGGCCCGACTGTCCCGGGCCGTGCTGGAAAAAAATGCGGGACAATGTCTTGAAATAATTGATGAATTATACTACGCGGGTGAAGATATCCGACAGTTCTACGAAGCCTTCACCCGGCACATGATGGGAATCCTCACGGCCCACCTTTCGAAGGACACCGAACTGCTCGCCGACTTCACCGGAGAGGAGCGGGAAGAACTGAGAAACCAGGCCGGCATGGCATCCGAAAAAACGCTTGAACGGCTCCTGGACATACTCCTGGCCGGTGACGAAGACACGCGGAGATCGTCGAATCCCCGGATCGTCTTCGAGTATCTCCTGGTAAAAATGGCTATTCTGGAGCCGGTCATTCCCGTTGATGACATGATCGATCGCCTGGAGGGCCTTGAAGCACGTATCGTATCGGGCGGGAGCCGGGACACGGTGAAAGCGGGGGATGATCGGAAGGCGGCGAAATCGGTGCGAGCCATGGAGGATCGGGAGGGAGACATCGCCGAGGCACCACCGGCGCCCCGGGAGGGATACCTTCCGGACGAAACGTATCAGCCGCCACGGTTCGAGCCGGGAGACGATCTGTGGGTTTCCTTCAAGGAACGGCTGAGACAGGAAAATCCCATCGTGTACTCCAAGCTGTCCGCCGGCGAACATCTGGCTACGGAGGGCGACATCCTCAGAGTCGGCTTTCCCCCGGGCTTCCTCTTTCTTGACCACCTGCGGGAACCTGAATCGGAACAGCTCATGAACCGCCTGGCCACACAGTGCGCCGGTCGCCCGATGATCATCCGCGTAGAGGAGACGGACAAAGGGGGAAGTGAAAACGGGTCCGCGGGAACCCGGAAAACGAAGAGATCCGTGGATCAGTTGAAAAGCGAGGCCCTGCGGCATCCTATGGTTCAGAAGGTCATGGATGTCTTCGAGGGCGCCGAGATACGGGATGTAAAGATAGTCGACGGAAGTTCATGA
- a CDS encoding MFS transporter produces the protein MNNESRIVVHTGAAHFLTHFYEIVFPSLAIPLMLSLEMSLADVLKLGFPMYLLFGITSLPAGLLADRLGNRRSLVVFFAGLGIASITMACSTTPRSMGFSLALIGLFAGIYHPAGMGLLSGCVKKRGMALGINGIAGNLGFVTAPFVAGLMNWAAGWQSVYLVAGIVSLLWGVMLVLTPIDERPVHQDSPAGTGKNANDNLKYFVVLCAIFTLAGLAYRANTLVLPAYIELKADFLWNALQSIDLPHITGASTMAATFLASIIFGIGMFGQLAGGRLADRHDLRLLYFLFHLISLPFVLLMGILDQQFLIVAAGLYIFFSLGMQPIENSLVAVFSPARWRSTAYGIKFILYFGVGSLAVYAVGWIERVRSLSVVYFTMGGIIALFLLMILYLMVVSRKAQARNVPSPDP, from the coding sequence ATGAACAATGAATCCAGGATAGTCGTCCATACCGGGGCGGCCCACTTTCTTACCCACTTTTATGAAATCGTTTTCCCCTCCCTGGCGATTCCCCTGATGCTGTCGCTGGAGATGAGCCTGGCCGATGTCCTGAAGCTTGGATTCCCCATGTACCTGCTTTTCGGAATAACGTCCCTTCCGGCGGGCCTTCTCGCAGACCGCCTGGGCAACCGCAGAAGCCTGGTCGTTTTCTTCGCAGGCCTCGGTATAGCTTCGATAACCATGGCATGCTCCACCACTCCCCGCTCCATGGGTTTCTCCCTGGCGCTTATCGGCCTTTTTGCCGGCATCTATCACCCCGCGGGGATGGGACTCCTGTCGGGATGCGTCAAAAAGCGGGGCATGGCCCTGGGAATCAACGGCATAGCGGGAAACCTTGGGTTTGTAACCGCCCCTTTCGTGGCAGGACTGATGAACTGGGCCGCCGGATGGCAGTCGGTGTACCTCGTAGCGGGGATCGTTTCTCTGCTCTGGGGTGTCATGCTTGTCCTGACACCCATCGATGAGCGGCCGGTCCACCAGGATTCACCGGCCGGCACGGGAAAAAACGCGAATGATAACCTCAAATATTTCGTCGTCCTCTGTGCCATCTTCACCCTCGCCGGGCTGGCCTACCGGGCAAACACGCTGGTTCTCCCGGCCTACATCGAGCTGAAGGCCGATTTTCTCTGGAACGCGCTGCAATCCATCGATCTTCCCCACATCACGGGGGCATCCACAATGGCGGCAACCTTTCTGGCATCGATCATATTCGGCATCGGTATGTTCGGTCAGCTTGCAGGGGGCAGACTGGCGGACCGCCACGATTTGCGGCTGCTTTACTTTCTCTTCCACCTGATCAGCCTGCCCTTTGTTCTCCTCATGGGCATTCTTGACCAGCAGTTCCTCATAGTGGCGGCCGGCCTTTACATTTTCTTTTCCCTGGGAATGCAGCCCATAGAAAACAGTCTGGTGGCCGTCTTCAGCCCGGCACGGTGGAGAAGCACCGCCTACGGCATCAAGTTCATTCTCTACTTTGGCGTAGGATCTCTGGCCGTGTATGCCGTGGGATGGATCGAAAGGGTCCGAAGTCTTAGTGTGGTTTATTTCACCATGGGGGGAATCATCGCCCTCTTCCTTCTCATGATCCTGTATCTCATGGTGGTTTCACGGAAGGCGCAGGCACGGAACGTACCTTCACCGGACCCGTAA
- the recR gene encoding recombination mediator RecR has product MAGYPLPIRVLIEELSRFPGIGEKTAARLAAYVLQASTDDMERLADSILEVKKKIRICSICFNLAERELCDVCNDESRDRGVICVVEDTDTLVVIEDSGGFSGTYHVLHGVLSPAEGIGPEQLRLDDLVRRVTTDGVVREVFVATNPSVQGETTALLIKRLLEDTPVMVTRIALGVPLGGSLKYVDRMTMAKAIEFRRGV; this is encoded by the coding sequence ATGGCGGGATACCCCCTGCCGATCAGGGTTCTCATAGAGGAATTGAGCCGGTTTCCGGGAATAGGGGAAAAAACTGCGGCGCGGCTGGCGGCCTATGTGCTGCAGGCGTCGACAGACGATATGGAGCGCCTGGCCGACAGTATCCTGGAAGTGAAGAAGAAAATCAGGATCTGCTCCATTTGTTTCAATCTGGCGGAGCGGGAACTCTGCGATGTGTGTAACGATGAATCCCGGGACCGGGGAGTGATCTGCGTCGTCGAAGACACGGACACCCTGGTGGTCATAGAAGACAGCGGCGGGTTTTCAGGGACCTACCACGTCCTTCATGGAGTTCTCTCTCCCGCCGAGGGGATCGGTCCCGAGCAGCTTCGTCTGGACGACCTGGTCAGACGCGTCACCACCGACGGCGTCGTTCGGGAAGTGTTCGTGGCCACCAACCCCAGTGTCCAGGGAGAAACAACGGCCCTTCTCATCAAGCGGCTCCTGGAAGACACGCCGGTAATGGTCACCAGGATCGCCCTCGGCGTTCCCCTGGGAGGAAGCCTCAAGTACGTCGACCGGATGACCATGGCCAAGGCCATAGAATTCAGGCGGGGAGTATAG
- the tadA gene encoding tRNA adenosine(34) deaminase TadA, which produces MTEDERFMTVALEECRKAAAMGEVPVGAVVVRDGVILSRAHNSPLSSRDPTAHAEISALRLAAAREGNYRLPGTTLYVTIEPCVMCAGAIVQARVSRIVYGARDPKGGAVRSLYTVFDDGKVNHVPRVTGGVLEEECREIMSRFFRQKRV; this is translated from the coding sequence ATGACGGAAGATGAACGTTTTATGACGGTCGCTCTCGAAGAGTGCCGCAAGGCCGCCGCCATGGGTGAGGTTCCCGTGGGAGCCGTCGTCGTTCGCGACGGTGTCATCCTCTCCCGGGCACACAACAGTCCCCTCTCGAGCCGGGATCCCACGGCCCATGCCGAGATCAGCGCCCTGCGGCTCGCGGCCGCCCGGGAAGGCAATTACCGCCTGCCGGGGACGACGCTCTATGTCACCATCGAACCCTGTGTCATGTGCGCGGGAGCGATTGTCCAGGCACGGGTTTCACGAATCGTCTACGGTGCCCGCGACCCGAAGGGAGGGGCCGTCCGTTCGCTCTACACCGTCTTCGATGACGGGAAAGTAAATCACGTGCCCCGTGTGACCGGCGGCGTTCTCGAGGAGGAGTGCCGGGAAATTATGAGTAGATTTTTCCGTCAAAAGAGGGTATGA
- a CDS encoding FumA C-terminus/TtdB family hydratase beta subunit, whose translation MSKVIVADTPFTEKVRRSLRIGDRVLYTGSMVTARDVAHRRLCEALGEGRELPVNLEEAVVFYAAPAPTPPGRIIGSIGPTTSGRMDRYTPFFIERGLRVMIGKGKRSPEVRDAIVRYGAVYFGAPGGTAALLARTVRSVRTIAYEDLGPEAIIELTVVDFPLLVINDCHGGDLYERASR comes from the coding sequence GTGAGCAAAGTCATCGTCGCCGATACCCCCTTCACCGAGAAGGTGCGTCGAAGCCTCAGGATCGGGGACCGGGTTCTGTACACAGGATCCATGGTCACCGCCCGGGATGTGGCCCACCGGAGGCTCTGCGAGGCATTGGGAGAGGGCCGTGAACTCCCCGTCAATCTTGAAGAAGCGGTTGTTTTTTACGCGGCGCCGGCACCGACGCCGCCCGGACGGATCATCGGCTCCATCGGCCCCACCACAAGCGGACGCATGGACCGGTACACGCCCTTTTTCATCGAAAGAGGTCTTCGAGTCATGATCGGGAAGGGAAAGCGGTCTCCCGAGGTCCGTGACGCCATCGTACGGTATGGAGCCGTCTATTTCGGGGCCCCCGGCGGTACGGCGGCCCTGCTGGCACGAACCGTACGCTCCGTGAGAACGATCGCCTATGAAGACCTCGGCCCCGAAGCCATCATAGAACTCACCGTCGTCGATTTCCCGCTCCTGGTTATTAACGACTGCCACGGCGGCGACCTTTACGAGCGGGCATCCCGCTGA
- a CDS encoding TonB family protein encodes MPSYTMFIPAVMLSVAGHGLLLGFIALNPLNTEGCRDRTADPVVVHLADAPDILRAEHIAVREDTTEAGFVSTQSLRPDAGERGFCEDTIILGRNETPYDDYLTRLRQRIDREWRYPPEAGFHEGVGTVVIRFSISGRGDCTDALVLKPSGNRHLDGESLRAVLSAAPFEDLPKEYNLNRLNVIAEFNYGVNDESIP; translated from the coding sequence ATGCCATCATACACCATGTTCATTCCCGCCGTCATGTTGTCTGTCGCGGGCCACGGTCTTCTTTTGGGATTCATCGCGCTCAATCCCCTGAACACCGAGGGCTGCCGGGACAGGACGGCGGATCCTGTCGTGGTCCACCTGGCCGATGCGCCCGACATTCTTCGGGCGGAACATATCGCGGTGCGTGAGGATACCACGGAGGCAGGATTCGTGTCGACACAATCCCTTCGCCCGGACGCCGGAGAACGGGGCTTTTGCGAAGACACGATAATCCTCGGCAGAAATGAAACCCCCTATGACGACTACCTGACGCGGCTTCGGCAACGGATAGACCGTGAATGGCGCTATCCCCCTGAAGCGGGCTTTCATGAAGGCGTCGGAACGGTGGTGATCCGGTTCTCCATTTCCGGGCGGGGCGACTGCACGGACGCCCTCGTACTCAAGCCCTCGGGAAACCGTCATCTGGATGGGGAGTCTCTCCGGGCCGTCCTGTCGGCTGCCCCCTTTGAAGACCTGCCGAAGGAGTACAACCTGAACCGCCTCAACGTGATCGCGGAATTCAACTACGGCGTCAACGATGAATCCATCCCATGA
- a CDS encoding 2-oxoacid:acceptor oxidoreductase family protein yields MVEIRWHGRGGQGAVTSVEMFALAAIEEGKFAQGFPSFGPERRGAPVAAFNRVDTKRIKVRSGIYQPDVVVVLDPSLMGTVNVIDGLKEDGILIVNTADSPDGIRKRTGFKGTIATVDAGHIAREELGVPITNTTMLGALMRATNLVKMESAEEPLKERFGRLAPRNVKAMARAYKELKISKAA; encoded by the coding sequence ATGGTTGAAATACGGTGGCACGGACGGGGCGGCCAGGGAGCGGTGACATCCGTTGAGATGTTCGCGTTGGCCGCTATAGAGGAGGGCAAATTCGCCCAGGGATTTCCAAGCTTCGGCCCTGAACGCCGGGGAGCTCCCGTGGCGGCCTTCAATCGGGTGGACACGAAACGAATCAAGGTGCGGTCCGGTATTTATCAGCCTGACGTAGTGGTGGTACTCGACCCCAGTCTTATGGGAACGGTCAACGTTATCGACGGACTCAAAGAAGATGGAATCCTTATTGTCAATACGGCCGACAGCCCCGATGGAATCAGAAAACGGACGGGCTTCAAGGGCACCATCGCCACGGTAGATGCCGGCCACATTGCCCGGGAAGAGCTGGGCGTTCCGATTACCAACACGACCATGCTGGGTGCCCTCATGCGTGCCACGAACCTTGTGAAAATGGAGTCGGCTGAAGAACCTCTGAAGGAACGCTTCGGGCGGCTGGCTCCGCGAAACGTGAAAGCCATGGCGAGGGCATACAAAGAATTGAAGATATCGAAAGCAGCCTAA